DNA sequence from the Pseudomonas tritici genome:
TTCTCAAACTTGAATCGCAAAACCCCGGGGGTTCCATCAAGGACCGTATCGGCCTGGCCATGATCGATGCCGCCGAACGCGACGGCCGTCTGCGCCCTGGCGGCACGATCATCGAAGCCACCGCCGGCAACACCGGGCTGGGCCTGGCACTGGTCGGCCGGGCCAAGGGCTACCGGGTGGTGCTGGTGGTGCCTGACAAGATGTCCACGGAAAAAGTGCTGCACCTCAAGGCCATGGGCGCCGAGGTGCATATCACCCGTTCCGACGTGGGCAAGGGCCATCCCGAGTATTACCAGGACATGGCCGCGCGCCTGGCAGAGGACATTCCCGATTCGTTCTTCGCCGACCAGTTCAACAACCCGGCCAATCCCCTGGCCCACGAGACCAGCACCGCGCCGGAGATCTGGGCCCAGACCCAGCATGATCTGGACGCGATTGTGGTGGGCGTCGGCTCGGCCGGCACGCTCACCGGCCTGACGCGGTTCTTCAAACGCGTGCAGCCCGAACTGGCCATGGTGCTCGCCGACCCTGTCGGTTCGGTGATGGCCGAATACAGCCGCAGCGGCAGGTTGGACACACCGGGCTCCTGGGCGGTGGAAGGCATTGGCGAGGACTTCATCCCCTCGATTGCCGACCTGTCCAGCGTGCGCCACGCCTATTCCATCAGCGATGAAGAAAGCTTCGACCACGCCCGGCAGTTGCTCAAGGCCGAGGGCATCCTTGGCGGTTCATCCACCGGCACCCTGCTCGCCGCCGCCCTGCGTTACTGCCGCGAACAGACCGAGCCCAAGCGTGTGGTGACCTTTGTGTGCGACACGGGCACACGCTACCTGTCGAAGGTCTACAACGACCAATGGATGACCGACGCAGGCCTGCTGCACTACAAACACTACGGCGACCTGCGTGACCTGATCGCGCGGCGCTTCGAAGACGGCCGCGTGATCAGCGTGAGCCCCGACGACACCCTGCTCACCGCCTTCCAGCGCATGCGCCTGGCTGACGTGTCCCAACTGCCGGTGCTGGTGGACGGCAAGCAATTGGTGGGCGTGATCGATGAATCCGACATCCTGCTGGGCCTGCATCAGGACGCCACGCACTTCTCCATGATCGTCTCCAGCGCCATGACAGACACCCTGCAAACCCTGGCCCCCAGCGCCAGCCTGGCGCAATTGCAGGCGGAACTGGATCGCGGCCTGGTCGCCATTATTGCCGACGCCTCGGGCTTCCACGGCCTGATCACCCGCGTCGACCTGCTCAACCACTTACGGAGGTCCCTGGCATGAGTCAGTCTGATAAAAGCGCATTTGCCACGCGAGTGATCCACGCCGGGCAATCTCCCGACCCGACCACGGGCGCGCTGATGCCGCCGATCTACGCCAATTCCACCTACCTGCAAGACAGCCCCGGCGTGCACAAGGGCTTCGACTACGGCCGCTCCCATAACCCGACACGGTTTGCCCTAGAGCGCTGCGTGGCGGACCTGGAAGGTGGCAGCCAGGCATTCGCTTTTGCGTCCGGGCTGGCGGCGATCTCGACGGTGCTGGAATTATTGGATGCCGGCGCCCATATCGTGTCCGGCAATGACCTGTACGGCGGCACTTTCCGTCTGTTCGACAAGGTGCGCCAACGCAGCGCCGGGCACCGCTTCAGCTTTGTCGACCTGAGTGATTTGTCGGCGTTTGAGGCCAGCTTGCAGGACGACACGCGCATGGTCTGGGTCGAGACCCCCAGCAACCCCCTGCTGAGCCTCACCGACCTCAGCGCGATCGCGCGCATCTGCCGCGA
Encoded proteins:
- a CDS encoding pyridoxal-phosphate dependent enzyme, with the translated sequence MPSPSRPAVLELIGNTPLVRISRFDTGPCTLFLKLESQNPGGSIKDRIGLAMIDAAERDGRLRPGGTIIEATAGNTGLGLALVGRAKGYRVVLVVPDKMSTEKVLHLKAMGAEVHITRSDVGKGHPEYYQDMAARLAEDIPDSFFADQFNNPANPLAHETSTAPEIWAQTQHDLDAIVVGVGSAGTLTGLTRFFKRVQPELAMVLADPVGSVMAEYSRSGRLDTPGSWAVEGIGEDFIPSIADLSSVRHAYSISDEESFDHARQLLKAEGILGGSSTGTLLAAALRYCREQTEPKRVVTFVCDTGTRYLSKVYNDQWMTDAGLLHYKHYGDLRDLIARRFEDGRVISVSPDDTLLTAFQRMRLADVSQLPVLVDGKQLVGVIDESDILLGLHQDATHFSMIVSSAMTDTLQTLAPSASLAQLQAELDRGLVAIIADASGFHGLITRVDLLNHLRRSLA